Proteins encoded in a region of the Bacillota bacterium genome:
- a CDS encoding DUF2619 domain-containing protein gives MFESSLILAMAAMRFLAGLLEIGGATLMLRLGKVEQAFQVNAWLGIIGPTVFLVVSSLGLAGMIGQVPPLKVALLLGAVILIVLAA, from the coding sequence TTGTTCGAAAGCAGCTTGATTCTAGCCATGGCAGCTATGCGTTTTTTGGCTGGCCTGTTGGAGATCGGCGGGGCTACCTTGATGCTTCGGCTGGGTAAGGTAGAGCAAGCATTTCAGGTTAACGCCTGGCTGGGCATCATCGGGCCCACTGTCTTTCTGGTGGTGAGCAGCCTGGGCCTGGCTGGAATGATCGGCCAAGTTCCGCCCCTGAAAGTCGCTCTCCTTCTTGGTGCCGTCATCTTGATCGTACTGGCGGCAG